Proteins encoded within one genomic window of Spirulina major PCC 6313:
- a CDS encoding LysM peptidoglycan-binding domain-containing protein → MALEKLKIKAEKDNEGDFAEEIEVLFNPNQVTINKTGWSLNQDGYPNASKELASLSITLFFDTTLSGDPPDNVQQHTKKIFNLTHPKIGKSVKRPPRCKLVWGKIGGKSNILLPDGFLESITKTLTHFWEDGTPVRATLDCTFREWADPEKRKKAENLIDDPVRIVKRGETLSSIAQEEFGDPALWRIIADENRLYNPRQITPGLVLTIPPLPILS, encoded by the coding sequence ATGGCGTTAGAAAAACTCAAAATCAAAGCCGAAAAAGACAACGAAGGCGACTTTGCCGAAGAAATCGAAGTGCTTTTCAACCCCAACCAGGTCACGATTAATAAAACCGGGTGGTCTCTCAATCAAGACGGTTATCCCAATGCGTCCAAAGAGTTGGCAAGCCTGAGCATCACTCTGTTTTTTGACACCACCCTGAGCGGCGATCCACCGGACAACGTCCAGCAACATACCAAAAAAATCTTTAACCTCACCCATCCGAAGATCGGGAAAAGTGTAAAGCGGCCACCCCGCTGCAAACTGGTGTGGGGCAAAATAGGCGGCAAAAGTAATATTCTGCTCCCCGATGGGTTTCTTGAAAGCATCACCAAAACCCTAACCCACTTTTGGGAAGACGGCACACCGGTTCGCGCCACCCTCGACTGCACCTTCCGGGAATGGGCCGATCCCGAAAAACGCAAAAAGGCCGAAAACCTGATTGACGACCCGGTGCGTATTGTCAAGCGGGGTGAAACCCTGAGCAGCATTGCCCAGGAAGAATTCGGTGATCCCGCCTTGTGGCGGATTATTGCCGATGAAAATCGGCTCTACAATCCGCGCCAAATCACCCCCGGATTGGTGCTCACCATTCCACCCTTACCGATTTTGAGTTGA
- a CDS encoding baseplate J/gp47 family protein, which translates to MSSQPPKLDQRSYAELVQQTQSLAESYTPWRAAPNSGDVGLALVRIFGRMASLVQERLNQIPERNRLAFMNLVGTQLTPPQAARSPLTFELAAGSPVDALVPALTQIAAPPPEGEEAEVIFETERELLVTATQVKAMFVIEDRDYYSDRCANVFPDPVPPAFEVLKGDRPVEHYLYLHGAEVFDLPKLTTVQFAIATDSPESATQLAARFLAWQTWDGKQWQRLPQVAVETEAAQVFITLTQLPKLKEVEVNGRPGKWLRITLYRHRREALPEILQILVSASVDQTQTPQDCLFNNITLDLSKDFYPLGTAPDYNDTFQVALDPRLIQPGVAIALNATLSHAPSHSEDLQLVWDVGDGQTWTAIFPDPDPAQFHWLRNSEPPQFVAGRTQGTFRFPDPLPPQGPHTAEPTYWLRARLVQGRYGSRGRVRHYVTYNEITLLATANAAGQTEIVVDSTDEIQVGDTIRLQDSRDLLIREDLEVTAISPDENRITVNRATRQAYGIGSRVLGKFTIAEPSPDVVDPPCLAALTVTYQFFLEQPAVALAYNDFTYGAGSPLVAFLHRPARAGDRRIQLEEVKGLALGEFLRFADGSGERGQIELIDPASSWVVFTTALTADHKAGVKVTRAFYPLTPPLHRDSAFYLGFNQAFPNRPSTLYFQVQSPEPDEVAPGTHRTVGDGRRLVWEYPTPEGWRSLTVRDETAALTEKGLVQFIGPTDWIASPHFGQQHYWLRIRQQPNTEAEIPLVLIDLWHWAIRVEEFRLYGLMRYLFAKVRDSADLTVPPRLLNARTNTTWARQAITLNAEILGSSQFEPGQVVTASQAPILAGQALEIEEGRFPSEAEQQQLRQQWGTEAITPVYDETGELEAVWVRWQEVPDFYSSAAGDRHYTLNVATQGQAQRQRGRIQFGNGQAGMIPPRGRNNIRLSYRTGGGDRGNQPAQTIVELKTTIPYVAGVINWEAAEGGNDQESLARLKVRSPQRLRHRDRAVTAQDFADLAYDAAVEVARVQVITPEMLTPDFNPLLEELWIDPNHPNTPTASVPGNEIDVFDHENEIRAGRVRLIIVPQSNDPQPLPTLALLNQVEQFLQARFVATMRLQVCGPKWQAIGVTVDIVPVSITNAGTVKAAVEAKLQQFLHPLTGGRQGQGWDFGRIPHRSDLFAALETVPGVSYVSSLAIDPANRPIDRQTLIYSGTHQITLQLPEATP; encoded by the coding sequence ATGTCTTCCCAGCCGCCCAAACTTGACCAGCGTAGCTACGCAGAACTTGTCCAGCAGACTCAGAGCCTAGCGGAGTCCTATACGCCTTGGCGTGCCGCTCCCAATTCTGGGGATGTGGGTTTGGCCTTGGTGCGCATTTTTGGGCGGATGGCGAGTCTGGTCCAGGAGCGTCTGAATCAAATTCCGGAACGGAATCGGTTGGCGTTTATGAATTTGGTGGGGACGCAACTGACTCCACCCCAAGCGGCGCGATCGCCCCTCACCTTTGAACTAGCAGCAGGGAGTCCTGTGGATGCCCTCGTCCCGGCATTGACCCAGATTGCTGCGCCGCCGCCGGAGGGGGAAGAGGCGGAGGTGATTTTTGAAACGGAGCGGGAATTGTTGGTGACGGCAACGCAGGTCAAGGCGATGTTTGTGATCGAAGATCGGGATTATTACAGCGATAGGTGCGCTAACGTCTTCCCTGACCCAGTGCCGCCCGCCTTTGAAGTGCTGAAGGGCGATCGCCCCGTTGAACATTACCTATATCTCCACGGGGCCGAGGTGTTTGACCTGCCCAAACTCACCACCGTCCAGTTCGCGATCGCCACCGATTCCCCAGAGAGTGCGACTCAGCTTGCCGCCCGCTTTCTGGCTTGGCAGACTTGGGACGGTAAACAGTGGCAACGCCTCCCCCAGGTTGCGGTGGAAACCGAAGCCGCCCAGGTCTTCATCACCCTGACCCAACTCCCCAAGCTCAAAGAGGTTGAGGTGAATGGCCGCCCCGGAAAATGGCTCCGCATCACGCTCTATCGCCATCGGCGGGAAGCGTTGCCTGAAATTTTGCAAATTTTGGTGAGTGCTAGCGTTGACCAGACCCAAACGCCCCAGGACTGTCTGTTTAACAACATCACCCTCGATCTGAGCAAAGATTTTTACCCCTTGGGGACAGCACCGGACTATAACGATACGTTTCAAGTTGCCCTTGATCCGCGTTTGATTCAGCCGGGGGTGGCGATCGCCCTCAACGCCACCCTCAGCCATGCCCCCAGCCATAGCGAGGATCTTCAGTTGGTGTGGGATGTGGGGGATGGCCAAACTTGGACGGCAATCTTCCCCGATCCCGACCCCGCCCAATTCCATTGGCTGCGGAACTCGGAACCCCCGCAATTTGTGGCGGGGCGAACCCAAGGCACTTTCCGCTTTCCTGACCCCCTCCCGCCCCAGGGTCCCCATACCGCAGAGCCGACCTATTGGCTGCGGGCGCGGCTGGTGCAAGGCCGCTACGGTAGCCGGGGCCGGGTGCGCCATTATGTCACCTACAACGAGATCACCTTGCTGGCAACGGCAAACGCCGCCGGGCAAACGGAAATTGTCGTGGATAGTACCGACGAAATCCAGGTGGGGGATACGATTCGGCTTCAGGATAGTCGTGATCTGCTGATCCGGGAGGATCTCGAAGTGACAGCCATTTCCCCCGATGAGAACCGCATCACAGTCAACCGGGCCACCCGCCAAGCCTATGGCATCGGCAGCCGGGTCTTGGGTAAATTCACCATTGCCGAACCTAGCCCGGATGTGGTCGATCCGCCCTGTTTGGCCGCCCTGACCGTAACCTATCAGTTCTTTTTAGAGCAGCCCGCCGTGGCCCTGGCCTACAACGACTTTACCTATGGCGCAGGGAGTCCGCTGGTAGCCTTTCTCCATCGGCCAGCGCGGGCGGGCGATCGCCGGATTCAACTTGAAGAGGTGAAGGGTTTGGCCCTAGGGGAGTTCCTCCGGTTTGCCGATGGGTCGGGGGAACGGGGGCAAATTGAACTGATTGATCCCGCCTCCAGTTGGGTGGTGTTCACCACAGCATTAACGGCAGATCACAAAGCCGGGGTAAAAGTGACGCGGGCGTTTTATCCCCTCACGCCACCCTTGCACCGGGATTCTGCCTTTTATCTCGGCTTTAACCAAGCCTTTCCCAACCGTCCGAGTACCCTCTATTTCCAAGTCCAGTCTCCCGAACCGGACGAGGTGGCTCCCGGTACTCATCGCACTGTGGGGGATGGTCGTCGGTTGGTGTGGGAATATCCCACGCCGGAGGGGTGGCGATCGCTGACGGTGCGCGATGAAACCGCCGCCCTCACGGAGAAGGGCTTAGTCCAGTTCATTGGCCCCACGGACTGGATCGCCTCCCCCCACTTTGGGCAGCAGCACTATTGGCTCCGGATACGGCAACAGCCCAACACCGAGGCCGAGATTCCCTTGGTTTTGATTGATCTTTGGCACTGGGCGATTCGCGTGGAAGAATTTCGGCTGTATGGCTTGATGCGCTATCTATTTGCGAAAGTTCGGGATTCCGCCGATCTCACCGTTCCCCCGCGCTTGCTCAACGCCCGCACCAATACAACTTGGGCGCGACAGGCGATTACCCTCAATGCCGAGATTTTGGGGTCGAGTCAATTTGAACCGGGCCAGGTCGTCACCGCCAGCCAAGCGCCGATTTTGGCGGGACAAGCGTTAGAGATTGAGGAAGGCCGTTTCCCCTCGGAGGCGGAACAACAGCAACTCCGGCAACAGTGGGGGACGGAGGCCATCACCCCCGTCTACGATGAAACGGGAGAACTCGAAGCGGTGTGGGTGCGTTGGCAGGAAGTGCCGGATTTCTATAGCTCGGCGGCGGGCGATCGCCATTACACCCTCAATGTTGCTACGCAAGGGCAAGCCCAACGCCAGCGGGGACGGATTCAATTTGGCAATGGCCAGGCGGGGATGATCCCGCCACGGGGTCGCAACAATATCCGCTTGAGCTACCGCACCGGGGGGGGCGATCGCGGCAACCAACCGGCCCAGACCATTGTCGAACTCAAAACCACGATCCCCTACGTGGCCGGGGTGATCAACTGGGAAGCTGCCGAAGGGGGCAATGATCAAGAATCCCTCGCCCGTTTGAAGGTGCGATCGCCCCAACGGCTGCGCCACCGCGATCGCGCCGTCACTGCCCAAGATTTTGCCGATCTCGCCTACGATGCCGCCGTCGAAGTCGCACGGGTGCAGGTGATCACCCCGGAAATGCTCACCCCTGACTTTAATCCGCTCCTGGAAGAACTGTGGATCGACCCCAATCACCCCAACACACCCACCGCTTCAGTTCCCGGCAACGAAATTGATGTCTTTGACCACGAAAACGAGATCCGAGCCGGGCGCGTGCGACTGATCATCGTGCCCCAAAGCAATGACCCCCAACCCCTGCCCACCCTCGCCCTCCTCAACCAAGTGGAGCAATTTCTCCAAGCGCGGTTTGTGGCCACGATGCGCCTACAGGTCTGTGGGCCGAAATGGCAGGCGATCGGGGTCACGGTGGATATTGTTCCCGTCAGCATCACCAATGCAGGCACAGTCAAAGCCGCAGTGGAGGCGAAACTCCAGCAGTTTTTGCATCCCCTCACAGGCGGGCGGCAGGGCCAGGGCTGGGATTTTGGGCGCATTCCCCATCGCTCGGATCTGTTTGCCGCCCTCGAAACCGTGCCAGGAGTGAGCTATGTCAGCAGCCTGGCCATCGACCCAGCCAACCGACCGATTGATCGTCAAACCCTGATCTATTCCGGGACGCACCAGATTACCCTCCAACTTCCTGAAGCCACCCCCTAA
- a CDS encoding phage tail protein, translating to MPNIKDTHDPYNGYNFWVEWDGIVHAGFRECSGLTSTREAGMYREGTDKNLAQRQLPGLNSHGNISLQRGMTDNNELWEWLETMLGGETERRNVSIILADDKGEELIRWNLENCWPTNWNGPEFNATASDVAIESLELVHEGVTIG from the coding sequence ATGCCTAATATTAAAGACACCCACGATCCCTATAACGGTTATAACTTTTGGGTTGAATGGGACGGCATTGTCCACGCAGGCTTCCGGGAATGTAGTGGGTTAACCAGCACCCGTGAAGCCGGGATGTATCGAGAAGGCACTGATAAAAATCTTGCCCAACGTCAACTGCCGGGACTGAATAGTCATGGCAACATCAGCCTGCAGCGCGGCATGACAGACAATAATGAACTTTGGGAATGGCTAGAGACAATGCTCGGAGGTGAGACGGAACGGCGGAATGTTTCGATCATTTTGGCCGACGATAAAGGGGAAGAATTAATTCGCTGGAACCTCGAAAATTGCTGGCCCACCAATTGGAATGGCCCTGAATTCAATGCAACCGCTAGTGATGTGGCGATTGAATCATTGGAATTGGTTCATGAAGGTGTGACGATTGGTTAA
- a CDS encoding phage tail protein, whose translation MATQHPLSRYLDYLPAYLQTDPFLGRFLLAFEQVLTGVPDHEPQPFQPQIITRESGANYGLETIIGQIHTYLDPQQTPAEFLPWLAGWIALSLREDWDEAVKRQFISQMVPLYRIRGTVRGLKKMLSIYLEHSGLSYPDRTISVMEFDDRPHYFQVQLVLPSNQVLQPDRYWRECRAAQAIINQEKPAHTFYALRILTLTMHLSKTWGACYPFTMFDQPPQQIVSVEARVILDESFDPRLAEQILIRIQGKTAVLEPPGSQLGPVVRQTVFYEKLLANPTGFFVALANLSNETLSGTLSVTLHFNLNQQPFTAPLFDAPFTIQPNLRIYRPLNRLTAMPGNTRLNAEGSQGFRLQSAPPLELHRAQISPIDGNTRLGPAIGDTMRLVHDARLRIYKPRPRPDQMQGNTRLGFEVGQGFQLPRNADAQPLQVCIPHSEYKIGNTRLGPAIGHTMRLVTTSQWEETLYNFRLFNVPAKRRIEIEALVEVDGADPIATRQISHLLILRMQSQTSKFRPFTPELEFFSWGIRATHHLPYQRFLDNPRGFFVVLDNLNDGAVTGRVTIKLNFTLNTKPLSLVIVAEDFALNSRDHALEICQAQGDGLVTGNTILGRLTPYMLETMTHQEEVWIE comes from the coding sequence ATGGCAACCCAACACCCCCTAAGCCGCTATCTTGATTATCTTCCCGCCTATCTCCAGACCGATCCGTTTTTGGGGCGATTCTTACTCGCCTTTGAGCAGGTGCTCACGGGTGTGCCTGACCATGAACCCCAACCTTTTCAGCCCCAAATCATCACCCGTGAGTCAGGGGCGAATTATGGTTTAGAAACGATCATCGGGCAGATCCACACCTATCTTGACCCCCAACAGACTCCGGCGGAATTTTTGCCCTGGCTGGCGGGTTGGATTGCCCTGAGTCTACGGGAGGATTGGGATGAGGCGGTGAAGCGGCAATTTATTAGCCAGATGGTGCCGTTGTATCGGATTCGGGGCACGGTGCGGGGGCTGAAAAAAATGCTTTCGATTTATCTGGAGCATTCGGGGTTGAGCTATCCCGATCGCACGATTTCCGTCATGGAATTTGACGATCGCCCCCATTATTTTCAGGTGCAGTTAGTCTTGCCCAGCAATCAAGTTTTGCAGCCCGATCGCTACTGGCGAGAATGCCGCGCTGCCCAGGCGATTATTAACCAGGAGAAGCCCGCCCATACCTTCTATGCCCTGCGGATTCTCACCCTGACGATGCACCTGAGCAAAACCTGGGGGGCCTGCTATCCGTTTACGATGTTTGACCAACCGCCGCAGCAGATTGTGTCGGTGGAGGCCCGCGTCATCCTGGATGAATCTTTTGATCCTCGGCTGGCGGAGCAAATCTTGATCCGGATTCAGGGTAAAACGGCGGTACTAGAGCCACCGGGGAGTCAATTGGGGCCGGTGGTGCGCCAGACGGTGTTTTATGAAAAACTTTTGGCAAATCCCACAGGTTTTTTTGTGGCGTTGGCGAATTTGAGTAATGAAACCCTCTCCGGAACCCTCAGCGTCACCCTGCACTTTAACCTCAACCAGCAGCCATTTACGGCCCCTCTGTTTGACGCACCCTTTACCATCCAGCCCAACCTCCGGATTTATCGCCCCCTCAATCGCCTCACAGCGATGCCCGGCAATACCCGCCTCAACGCTGAAGGCAGTCAGGGCTTCCGGCTCCAGTCCGCGCCCCCCCTCGAACTGCATCGCGCTCAGATCAGCCCCATCGACGGCAATACCCGCCTTGGCCCTGCGATCGGTGACACGATGCGCCTGGTTCACGATGCCCGCCTCCGCATCTACAAGCCCCGCCCCCGACCCGACCAAATGCAGGGCAATACCCGCCTTGGTTTTGAGGTGGGCCAGGGCTTCCAACTCCCCAGGAATGCTGACGCACAGCCGCTTCAGGTCTGTATTCCCCACAGTGAATACAAGATCGGCAACACGCGCCTCGGCCCTGCGATCGGTCATACGATGCGCCTGGTGACGACCTCCCAATGGGAAGAAACACTCTACAACTTCCGCCTGTTCAATGTCCCTGCCAAGCGGCGCATTGAAATCGAAGCGTTGGTGGAAGTGGATGGGGCTGATCCGATCGCAACCCGCCAAATCAGCCATCTGCTCATTCTCCGGATGCAGTCCCAAACCTCGAAATTCCGACCCTTTACCCCAGAACTGGAATTTTTCTCCTGGGGGATACGGGCAACCCACCATCTACCTTACCAACGCTTCCTCGACAATCCCCGTGGCTTTTTCGTCGTCCTCGATAATCTCAACGATGGCGCAGTGACGGGACGGGTCACGATCAAGCTCAATTTTACCCTCAATACAAAGCCCTTATCTTTGGTGATTGTGGCTGAGGATTTTGCCTTGAATTCTCGCGATCATGCCCTCGAAATTTGCCAAGCTCAGGGCGATGGTCTGGTGACGGGGAATACAATTCTCGGACGTTTAACGCCCTATATGTTAGAGACTATGACGCATCAAGAGGAGGTGTGGATTGAATAG
- a CDS encoding baseplate protein J: MPIPLPDLDDRTYADLVVDAIAQIPIEAPEWTDHNPADTGIILIELLAWLTEMVLYRVNQVPEQNQAQFLSLLKGRPWVLPPDLSPAQQFTLVQTEIQTTLADLRRPYRAVTNPDFEQLILSDWAKTQYAQREFGAAGAIARVNCLPERDLENADINQPIEAHISLVILPRHPQTDAAVGMRLRQDLKRFLDQRRLITTRLHVVEPSFITMTLAATLYLQDSAKPPDVRREAERQIHAFFAPLDSEEFWQGQGYPFGADIYLSELYQLLDDLPGVDHVEDIELTGVDPVRQQFNDQGQLVGLMLQAHELVQIQIAALPTLQRFGDQWQPNTP, translated from the coding sequence ATGCCCATTCCTTTACCCGACCTCGACGATCGCACCTACGCCGATTTGGTGGTGGATGCGATCGCCCAAATTCCCATCGAAGCCCCCGAATGGACAGACCACAACCCCGCCGACACCGGGATCATCCTCATTGAACTCCTGGCCTGGCTGACGGAAATGGTGCTCTACCGAGTCAATCAAGTTCCGGAACAAAACCAAGCCCAATTTTTAAGCCTCCTCAAAGGTCGGCCCTGGGTCTTGCCCCCCGACCTCAGCCCCGCCCAGCAATTCACCCTCGTTCAGACTGAAATCCAAACCACCCTCGCCGACCTGCGACGACCCTATCGCGCCGTCACCAATCCTGATTTTGAGCAACTCATCCTCTCCGATTGGGCGAAAACCCAATATGCCCAGCGCGAATTCGGGGCCGCAGGTGCGATCGCGCGGGTCAACTGTCTACCCGAACGCGACCTAGAAAACGCCGATATTAATCAACCCATTGAAGCCCATATCAGCCTCGTCATCCTGCCCCGCCATCCCCAAACCGATGCAGCGGTGGGGATGCGCCTGCGTCAGGATCTCAAACGCTTCCTTGACCAACGCCGTTTGATTACCACCCGGCTCCATGTGGTGGAACCCAGTTTCATCACCATGACCCTAGCCGCCACCCTCTACCTCCAGGACAGTGCCAAACCCCCCGATGTCCGCCGCGAGGCCGAGCGTCAGATTCACGCTTTTTTTGCCCCCTTGGATTCTGAGGAATTTTGGCAAGGTCAAGGCTATCCCTTTGGCGCGGATATTTACCTATCGGAGCTTTATCAACTCCTCGATGACCTGCCCGGTGTTGACCATGTAGAAGACATTGAACTGACGGGAGTAGACCCGGTGCGGCAACAGTTTAACGATCAGGGTCAATTGGTGGGCCTGATGCTCCAAGCCCACGAACTGGTACAGATTCAGATCGCCGCCTTACCCACCCTGCAACGCTTCGGAGACCAATGGCAACCCAACACCCCCTAA
- a CDS encoding phage baseplate assembly protein V, whose amino-acid sequence MIGFDLLMPNDPAARFYGVTIAVVTNVEDDDNLGRVKVKFPWLTDEDESPWARVVTPMAGGDRGFYFLPEVDDEVLVAFEHGDMAFPYILGSLWNGKDKPPEKNDDGENNKRLIKSRSGHMIIFDDTEDKEQLIIQDKSGKNKITIDCENDAMTIQVEKDFTIEAKGKVTIKSKDDDMLLECKNLEIKTQSDCKINAGANCNIQAKTKGEFKAQSGLELNCSAGVKVNNGALEVM is encoded by the coding sequence ATGATCGGATTCGATTTACTGATGCCCAATGATCCTGCCGCCCGTTTTTATGGTGTGACGATCGCGGTGGTGACGAATGTTGAAGATGACGATAACTTAGGACGGGTTAAGGTGAAATTCCCCTGGCTTACGGATGAGGATGAAAGTCCGTGGGCGCGGGTGGTGACTCCGATGGCGGGGGGCGATCGCGGTTTCTATTTTCTGCCGGAAGTGGATGATGAGGTGCTCGTCGCCTTTGAACATGGTGATATGGCTTTCCCCTACATTTTAGGCAGTTTGTGGAATGGCAAAGATAAACCCCCGGAAAAAAATGATGATGGGGAAAATAACAAACGCCTGATCAAGTCCCGCAGTGGTCACATGATTATCTTCGACGATACCGAAGATAAAGAGCAACTGATCATTCAAGATAAAAGTGGTAAGAATAAAATCACGATTGATTGTGAAAATGATGCGATGACGATTCAGGTGGAAAAAGATTTCACCATTGAAGCGAAAGGAAAAGTAACGATTAAAAGTAAAGATGATGATATGTTGCTCGAATGTAAAAACCTGGAGATTAAAACCCAAAGTGATTGCAAAATCAATGCCGGTGCAAATTGCAATATTCAAGCCAAAACGAAAGGGGAATTTAAGGCCCAATCTGGTTTAGAACTGAACTGTTCGGCGGGGGTCAAGGTTAATAATGGTGCGTTGGAGGTGATGTAG
- a CDS encoding phage late control D family protein, which translates to MADYSGVETLIPNIKVSIGGKKLPKGADEDLIAVQVFEDIEAPSMFTLEFMTWDLQKGKFTWVDDSSFDVGEEVEIQMGYVNKLKTVIFGEITGLEPEFRQGERPRLIVRGHDLRHRLLRGSNSKSFTKMKDSDIFSKIARARGLTPNTKDSEVKHDYVIQHNQTDWEFLSGRAERIGYEITIEKKNIYFQPPQNDQQKVLTLKFKENLSEFMPRLSSMNQVQKVEVRGWLPDDKKEVLGKAAAGKEGSKMGGKTTGPKAVKTFGDSITTIVTQPVVTKAEADQIALGQFKDMAIAYITAEGTCPGLPTLRVAKVIEVKGVGKRFSGEYYVTSTEHHYSQKFGYTTLFTARRTAL; encoded by the coding sequence ATGGCAGATTATTCCGGCGTTGAAACCCTCATACCCAATATCAAAGTCAGCATTGGCGGGAAGAAGCTCCCGAAGGGTGCAGATGAGGATTTGATCGCGGTACAGGTGTTTGAAGACATTGAAGCACCGAGTATGTTTACCTTAGAGTTTATGACCTGGGATTTACAAAAAGGTAAGTTTACTTGGGTTGATGATAGTTCCTTTGATGTGGGGGAGGAAGTCGAGATTCAAATGGGTTATGTCAACAAACTCAAGACCGTAATTTTTGGTGAAATTACGGGTTTAGAGCCGGAATTTCGGCAGGGTGAACGGCCGCGTTTAATTGTGCGAGGCCATGATTTACGCCATCGTTTATTACGAGGGTCAAATAGTAAATCCTTTACCAAAATGAAGGATAGTGACATTTTTAGTAAAATTGCCCGTGCTCGTGGCCTCACACCGAACACGAAAGATAGTGAAGTCAAACATGACTATGTGATTCAGCATAATCAAACGGATTGGGAGTTTCTCAGTGGTCGGGCTGAACGGATCGGCTATGAAATTACGATTGAGAAAAAAAATATTTATTTTCAACCGCCTCAAAATGATCAACAAAAAGTGTTGACATTGAAATTTAAAGAAAATTTAAGTGAGTTCATGCCCCGTTTAAGTAGTATGAACCAAGTCCAAAAGGTGGAGGTGCGTGGTTGGTTGCCCGATGATAAAAAGGAGGTGCTGGGCAAGGCAGCGGCGGGGAAAGAGGGGAGCAAAATGGGGGGCAAAACCACGGGGCCTAAAGCGGTTAAAACCTTCGGAGATTCCATCACCACAATTGTCACTCAGCCTGTGGTGACGAAGGCGGAGGCGGATCAAATTGCCTTGGGTCAGTTTAAGGATATGGCGATCGCCTACATCACCGCCGAAGGCACTTGCCCCGGTCTGCCGACGCTTCGGGTTGCTAAAGTGATCGAGGTCAAAGGCGTGGGCAAACGCTTTAGTGGTGAATATTATGTCACCTCGACGGAACACCATTATTCCCAAAAATTTGGTTATACCACTCTATTCACTGCGCGGAGAACTGCTTTATGA
- a CDS encoding DUF6760 family protein, which translates to MLEEVAYLSYHFHWSYGNVMEMEHWERQQWVEQVAQINQKINQDSGKKRF; encoded by the coding sequence TTGCTTGAGGAGGTAGCTTACCTTTCCTATCATTTTCATTGGTCCTATGGCAATGTGATGGAGATGGAACATTGGGAACGGCAACAATGGGTTGAACAGGTGGCCCAAATTAATCAAAAAATCAACCAAGATTCCGGGAAAAAACGATTTTGA
- a CDS encoding phage tail protein — protein MAKSQKKGGNDQEKSRDPYMPFNFIVEIKGITVGGFSEVQGLSSRIELEEYVEGGMNHRVHRFPKYVDSPNLVLVRGLAERDDLWKWYQDVTRGKVELKNATIILKDSQQSDAIAWRISKAYPVAWEGPQLNASTGTEVAFERMELVHRGIYEQKVQKNN, from the coding sequence ATGGCTAAATCTCAAAAAAAAGGTGGCAATGATCAAGAAAAATCCCGTGATCCCTATATGCCCTTTAACTTTATCGTTGAGATTAAAGGGATAACGGTGGGGGGTTTTTCTGAGGTGCAGGGCTTGAGCAGCAGAATAGAGTTAGAAGAATATGTGGAGGGGGGCATGAATCATCGGGTTCACCGTTTTCCGAAATATGTGGATTCTCCTAATTTAGTGCTGGTTCGTGGTTTGGCGGAGCGGGATGATTTATGGAAGTGGTATCAAGATGTGACGCGGGGAAAGGTGGAGCTAAAAAATGCCACGATTATTCTCAAAGATAGCCAACAGTCGGATGCGATCGCTTGGCGTATTTCTAAAGCGTATCCGGTGGCTTGGGAAGGGCCACAATTAAATGCGAGTACCGGAACAGAGGTGGCGTTTGAGCGGATGGAATTGGTACATCGCGGGATTTATGAACAAAAAGTTCAGAAGAATAATTAA
- a CDS encoding GPW/gp25 family protein: MDIDFLGVGWTLPVQLQEEHQIATAKYEQAVRQSIWAILSTARGERVMRPDFGCRIHDQVFAPNTAGTVGQIISDVESALLDWEPRIDVLAIEPVEAPGQPNLLQISINYRVRTTNNAFNLVYPFYLQ; this comes from the coding sequence GTGGATATTGATTTTCTCGGTGTGGGTTGGACGTTGCCGGTTCAATTGCAGGAAGAACACCAAATCGCCACCGCCAAATATGAGCAAGCCGTCCGCCAGTCTATTTGGGCGATTCTCAGTACGGCGCGGGGGGAACGGGTGATGCGACCGGATTTTGGCTGTCGCATCCATGATCAGGTGTTTGCGCCGAATACGGCGGGGACGGTGGGGCAAATTATCAGTGATGTGGAATCAGCCCTTTTGGATTGGGAACCCCGGATTGATGTCCTGGCCATTGAGCCAGTGGAAGCACCGGGGCAACCCAACCTGTTACAGATCTCGATTAACTATCGGGTACGGACGACGAACAACGCCTTTAACCTTGTCTATCCTTTCTACCTCCAGTAA